In the Sandaracinus amylolyticus genome, CCGGCGGACGCGAAGAACGAGCTCTTCGCAGCGCTGGGCCACATGAAGAAGGCGGCCGAGCTGCTCGTGGCAGCGGCGGACCCGGCGGTCCGCAAGGCCGCCACCGAGGCCGAGAAGGCGCTCGAGAAGGTCGGCAAGGAAGCCGAGCCGATGGCGCGTCAGCTGGGCGCCGAGCTCGGCAAGATGACCCGCGGGATCGTCGACGCGCTCGAAGGACGTCGCAGCAAGAGCGACGCGCCGCAGCAGAGCGACGACGACGAGAGCGAGGTCGAGCGCCTCGAGCGCGAGGCCGAGCGCGACGACGAGAAGAAGCGCTGATCAGGCGTCGCGTTCTCCCGCGGACGCCGACCCAGCACGCCCCCTGCGTCGTGCTCGAAGCGCGGCACGCCCCCCGCGTGCCGCGATCACACCGCGATCAGAGGCAGTAGTCCTTCAGCCGCGCCACGTCCTGCAGCGCCGCGAGCTTCGCGAGACCGGCCGTCTCGACCTGGCGCACGCGCTCGCGGGTCAGGTTCATGATCTCGCCGACCTCCTCGAGCGTGATGCCGCCGCGGTCCGCGATGTCGAGCGCGCAGGTCTCGGTCATCTCCCAGACCTCGATGTCCGTGAAGTTCACCTTGATGCTGCCGCGCACCGGGTGGACGTCGAGGTACAGGTGATACTTGCACGACACGAACGGGCACGGCCGCTCCATGTCGATGCACTCCGCGCGCGTCGTCGGCTTCCAGTAGTCGGTCTCGGGGTACAGCATCTTGCCGCGGTTGAGCTCGGCCTTGCTCAGCCGTCGGATCGAGATGGTGCGCGCCCGCGCGCGGTTGCGGCGCTTGCGGCGGCCCTTCTCGTCGCCGTCCTCCGCGTCCTCGTCGGTCTCGGCCGCGAGCGCGAGCGCGAGTGAGCCGTCGAGGGCGGGTGGCATCTCGCCCGCTCCGTCCTCGTCCCCTTCGCCCCCGAAGTCGCCCTGCTCGAGTTCGTAATCGAGCTCCTGCTGCTCCGACATCGTTGCCTCCGCCCTTCGCCGTTCTTCCGTTCGCCGCCCCGCCTCGCCCGCGGAGCGACGCCCGCCCACTCAGACCGCAGCCCGCGCCATGCGAGCGCGCATCGACATCCGCTGCTCGATCGCGTCGAGCGTCTCCATCAGCGACACGCCCAGCGCGCGCGCCTCGGCCAGCTGCTTCTCCGCGAGCGCGTCGCCGCCGCGATCGGCGATGCGCCGCTCGATCGCCGACCACACGCGGTCGAGGTTGCGCCCCAGCTCCTCGACGTCGCCGCGCACGAAGAATTCGCGCTGGATCTCTTCGATCGTGAAGCCCTGCGACATCAGCCGCCGGATCGTCTCGATCCGCCCGACGACCGTCGCGGGATAGAGCCCCTGCGAGCCGCGGTGCTTGCCCTTGCGTCCCACCCGGACGCTCCGCGGCAGCAGCCCGAGCTGGACGTACTTCCGGAACGTCGCCTCGGTGAGCCGGTCACCGCCCTGATCGAACCAGTCGACGATCTGCTGGACCGCGAGGCCCTGCGGATGCGCGCGCTCGAACGCCCGGAGCGCTTCTTCGCTCCGCACGCCGACGCCCGTCTTTCCGCCGATCTCGCTCACCAACGTCCTCCGGTTCGGGCCCGTGTCTCCGGGAAAGCACCCGCTGCTCGAATCCCCCGATCGAGCGTCAGTCGAGGTCGCCTCGCGAGAGGAATCACCCCGAGCGCGAGCGAATGTATTCCATTCGAGAGAACGCGCCAAGAAAAATGCGCAACACGCGGACACTGCGCGATCTGCGCCGTTTTTCGCGAGATTTCGCGGGATGAACCGCGCGCGAGACGGTCTCGATCGAGCGTCCTCGTTCCATTCACGCGATCGCCGTCTCACGAAGGCGATCGTATCCTCGGTGCACCGATCGACCGATCTCGGCGCCTTCCTTGCGATCGCCGGACGAGCACGGCAGGCTGCCGCGCGTGATGCCCGCTGCGCGACGCGCGCTCCTCGCGGTCCTGGTCGCGTCGCTGGCCGCGTGCTCGGGCCGTGGCGATGGGCGCACCGGCGAGCGCTGCGCCGACGACCGCGAGTGCCAGCGCGGGCTCTGCGTCGCCGGCGTGCGCGGTGAGGAGCCGGTCTGCACCGTCAGCTGCGCGTCGGACGCCGAGTGCCCGCAGGGCTGGACCTGCCACGGCGTGACGCAGGCGAACGTGCTGGTCTGCGCTTCGGGCGGGGCGACCCCGTTCGATCCGAGCGGCCAGCATTGACCGGACGCGCGGACGCGGTGTAGCCCGGCACGATGGATCCGCGCGCCTGGCGACGTTTCCGCCGGAACCGGGGCGCGATGGTGGGCCTCGCGCTGGTCGTGTTCGTGCTGTCGACCGCGATCTTCGGGCCCTTCCTCGCGCCGGCCGACCCCGATCACCAGTTCGCCGAGGGGCTGCTCGAGGACGGCACGCCGCGCCCGCCCGGCGACGACATGGTGCTCGGCGCCGACACGCTCGGGCGCGACGAGCTCTCGCGCCTCCTGCACGGCGGGCGCGCCTCGCTGAGCGCCGCGCTCTCCGCGACGATCATCGCGGTGCTGATCGGGCTCTCGGTGGGCGCGATCGCGGGCTACTTCGGAGGCTGGCTCGACTCGCTGCTGATGCAGCTGGTCGACGTGATGCAGTCCCTGCCCTTCCTCTTGATCGCGATCACCGTGAACCGCGTCGTGAACAGCCCCTCGATCGTCGTGCTGGTGGTGCTGCTCGGCGTGCTCTCGTGGACGACGCTCGCGCGCGTGACGCGCACCAAGACGATGCAGGTGCGCGAGCTCGAGTTCGTGCAGGCGGCGCGTGCGCTCGGCATGGGCGAGTGGC is a window encoding:
- a CDS encoding sigma factor-like helix-turn-helix DNA-binding protein, with product MSEQQELDYELEQGDFGGEGDEDGAGEMPPALDGSLALALAAETDEDAEDGDEKGRRKRRNRARARTISIRRLSKAELNRGKMLYPETDYWKPTTRAECIDMERPCPFVSCKYHLYLDVHPVRGSIKVNFTDIEVWEMTETCALDIADRGGITLEEVGEIMNLTRERVRQVETAGLAKLAALQDVARLKDYCL
- a CDS encoding MerR family transcriptional regulator; amino-acid sequence: MSEIGGKTGVGVRSEEALRAFERAHPQGLAVQQIVDWFDQGGDRLTEATFRKYVQLGLLPRSVRVGRKGKHRGSQGLYPATVVGRIETIRRLMSQGFTIEEIQREFFVRGDVEELGRNLDRVWSAIERRIADRGGDALAEKQLAEARALGVSLMETLDAIEQRMSMRARMARAAV
- a CDS encoding ABC transporter permease; translated protein: MDPRAWRRFRRNRGAMVGLALVVFVLSTAIFGPFLAPADPDHQFAEGLLEDGTPRPPGDDMVLGADTLGRDELSRLLHGGRASLSAALSATIIAVLIGLSVGAIAGYFGGWLDSLLMQLVDVMQSLPFLLIAITVNRVVNSPSIVVLVVLLGVLSWTTLARVTRTKTMQVRELEFVQAARALGMGEWRILARHVLPNVTGPAIVIGTTLVANTILVESAMSFLGLGVPAPASTWGTMLHDAQDMMSLAPRLVLYPGLLIVATVFGFNLLGEGLRDALDPKD